From Roseburia hominis, the proteins below share one genomic window:
- a CDS encoding TDT family transporter, with protein sequence MERLERMPVPVLPTFVGALTLSNVYSGMGYTWVRHLTMWTATIVLLLYIVKIVRFPGTCKKEYETVIPCSLYAGFTMVMMILGSYYFDYVPALGKGMVLAAVAIHAVHILIFTYRNVIKKRDINTFMPSWFVTYNGIMVSCVIGGPMNIAHVLKYVLYYGIIVYFVILPFMLWRLFTVEVKPPVYHTMAVLLAPCSLCVVSYLNLVQDPNQVLLFVLYGCVLASIAFIIIKLPKFFAFSFAPGFAGMTFPMCIGIVATNKMTAYLTGAGKESLAAMTAQLSGIQIYLTSMIVGFVLLNFLIMALRIERK encoded by the coding sequence ATGGAGAGATTAGAGAGAATGCCGGTTCCGGTGCTGCCGACTTTTGTGGGAGCTTTGACTTTAAGTAATGTGTATTCGGGAATGGGATATACCTGGGTGAGACATTTGACGATGTGGACGGCGACCATTGTGCTGCTGCTTTACATTGTGAAGATCGTCAGGTTCCCGGGAACCTGCAAGAAGGAATATGAGACGGTAATTCCCTGCAGCCTGTACGCGGGATTTACGATGGTGATGATGATTCTGGGAAGTTATTATTTTGATTATGTTCCGGCACTTGGAAAAGGCATGGTACTGGCGGCCGTTGCGATTCATGCGGTGCATATTCTGATATTTACCTATCGCAATGTGATTAAAAAACGGGATATCAACACCTTTATGCCGAGCTGGTTCGTTACCTACAACGGAATCATGGTGAGCTGTGTCATCGGCGGACCGATGAATATCGCGCATGTTTTGAAATACGTGCTTTACTATGGAATTATCGTTTATTTTGTGATTCTGCCGTTCATGCTGTGGCGACTCTTTACGGTAGAGGTAAAACCGCCGGTCTACCATACGATGGCAGTGCTCCTTGCGCCGTGTAGTCTGTGCGTGGTAAGCTACCTGAATCTGGTACAGGATCCGAATCAGGTTCTGCTATTTGTACTTTATGGCTGTGTGCTGGCTTCGATTGCATTTATCATTATTAAGCTGCCGAAATTTTTCGCATTTTCCTTTGCACCGGGATTTGCAGGCATGACTTTCCCGATGTGTATCGGGATCGTAGCGACTAATAAGATGACGGCTTATCTGACCGGAGCAGGCAAAGAGTCTCTGGCGGCGATGACCGCGCAGCTTTCCGGAATTCAGATCTATCTGACCAGTATGATCGTGGGATTTGTGCTTCTGAATTTCCTGATCATGGCGCTTAGGATTGAGCGGAAATAG
- a CDS encoding FAD-dependent oxidoreductase, producing the protein MKYVVLGSSAAGVNGVRELRRLDADSEIVLISKDKEIYSRCILHQYLGGKRTMERLCFAEKDFETLYGITWFKERSCTHLKPEEKEVVLENGETVSYDKLLIATGSHTFVPPVKNLKEAKNVVGFRNIEDMEVLKDAAKHAKHIIVMGAGLVGLDCASGFLELGVKVTLVEMAGWLLSKQLDKRAAEAYQDAFAGRGVKQYYGVGIAEVTLDEENRITEAVLTDGTRLPCDFVVVTAGVRSNVEFLEGTGIELSRFGLVYDETGKTSDDNIYGAGDVSGSSPIWPVAVKEGIVAASNMAGVPRKMTDFFASKSTMNFLGIPSMSLGDVNLEGEDIEVEVKKTKDSYKKILHKNGKIVGAVLQGDLAYGGILQQLIARKIDVRRVKKPIFDIDYSDFFHMKENFEYYFEEE; encoded by the coding sequence ATGAAATATGTAGTATTGGGCTCCTCGGCAGCCGGCGTGAACGGGGTCAGAGAGCTTAGACGGCTGGATGCGGATAGTGAGATCGTTCTGATTTCCAAGGATAAAGAGATCTATTCTCGTTGTATCCTGCATCAGTACCTTGGCGGTAAGCGGACGATGGAGAGGCTCTGTTTTGCGGAGAAGGATTTTGAAACGCTTTATGGCATTACCTGGTTTAAGGAAAGAAGCTGCACGCATCTTAAGCCGGAAGAAAAAGAAGTGGTGCTGGAAAATGGCGAGACCGTCAGCTATGACAAACTCCTGATTGCCACCGGCTCCCACACCTTTGTGCCGCCGGTAAAGAATTTGAAAGAAGCAAAAAATGTGGTTGGTTTCCGCAATATTGAGGATATGGAAGTATTAAAGGACGCGGCAAAACATGCGAAGCATATCATCGTCATGGGCGCGGGACTTGTCGGGCTTGACTGTGCCAGCGGTTTCCTGGAGCTGGGCGTCAAGGTGACGCTGGTGGAAATGGCGGGCTGGCTGTTATCGAAGCAGCTTGACAAAAGAGCAGCCGAGGCTTACCAGGACGCATTTGCAGGGCGCGGCGTGAAACAATATTATGGCGTGGGTATTGCAGAAGTGACTTTAGATGAGGAGAACCGGATTACGGAGGCAGTTCTGACCGATGGGACCAGACTTCCATGCGACTTTGTGGTTGTGACTGCGGGCGTGCGCTCTAACGTAGAATTCCTCGAGGGAACAGGAATTGAGCTGAGCCGTTTCGGACTTGTGTATGACGAGACCGGAAAGACCAGCGACGACAATATTTACGGAGCCGGAGACGTATCGGGAAGTAGCCCGATTTGGCCGGTGGCAGTCAAGGAAGGAATCGTGGCTGCAAGCAACATGGCAGGCGTGCCGCGGAAGATGACGGATTTCTTCGCCAGCAAGTCCACCATGAATTTCCTTGGAATTCCAAGTATGTCTTTAGGAGATGTGAATCTGGAAGGAGAGGATATCGAAGTGGAAGTGAAGAAGACGAAAGACTCCTACAAGAAGATTTTACATAAAAATGGGAAAATCGTGGGAGCGGTTCTTCAGGGGGATCTTGCTTATGGCGGAATCCTGCAGCAGCTGATCGCGCGGAAAATCGATGTGCGCAGGGTGAAGAAACCGATATTTGATATTGATTACTCTGACTTTTTCCATATGAAGGAGAATTTTGAGTATTATTTTGAAGAAGAGTAG